The following coding sequences lie in one Cupriavidus sp. WKF15 genomic window:
- the aceF gene encoding dihydrolipoyllysine-residue acetyltransferase, whose product MSQAIEIKVPDIGDYDAVPVIEVHVKPGDSINAEDALVTLESDKATMDVPSPQAGVVKDVRIKVGDNVSEGSVLVMLEAAGTSAPAPAPAAAAPAPAPAQAAAPAPAPAAAPAPAPAASGGTIEVKVPDIGDYDAVPVIEVHVKPGDTINAEDAVVTLESDKATMDVPSPQGGVVKEVKVKVGDNVSEGTLLILLEGAAGAAAPAPAAAAPAPAPAAAPAQAPAPAPVAAAPAPAAAAAAPVGVTGKAAHASPSVRKFARELGVDVSRVPGTGPKNRITQEDVQRYVKGVMTGQAAAPAQAAAAGGGGGELGLLPWPKVDFTRFGEVENKALSRIKKISGANLHRNWVMIPHVTNHDEADITDLEAFRLQLNKENEKSGVKVTMLAFMIKATVAALKKFPNFNASLDGDNLVLKKYFNIGFAADTPNGLVVPVIKDADKKGVIEISQEMSELAKLARDGKLKPDQMQGGCFSISSLGGIGGTYFTPIINAPEVAIMGVCKSYQKPVWDGKQFAPRLTLPLSLSWDHRVIDGAEAARFNTYFGQLLADFRRILL is encoded by the coding sequence ATGAGTCAAGCGATTGAAATCAAGGTGCCGGACATCGGCGACTATGACGCCGTTCCCGTCATTGAAGTGCATGTGAAACCCGGCGACAGCATCAATGCGGAAGACGCGCTGGTCACGCTGGAATCGGACAAGGCCACCATGGACGTGCCCTCGCCGCAGGCCGGCGTGGTCAAGGACGTCCGCATCAAGGTGGGCGACAACGTGTCCGAAGGCTCCGTCCTGGTGATGCTGGAAGCCGCCGGCACATCCGCGCCGGCCCCGGCTCCAGCCGCCGCAGCACCGGCTCCCGCGCCGGCCCAGGCTGCGGCGCCCGCGCCCGCTCCGGCTGCCGCCCCGGCGCCTGCTCCGGCCGCGAGCGGCGGCACGATTGAAGTCAAGGTTCCCGATATCGGTGACTACGACGCAGTCCCAGTGATCGAAGTCCACGTCAAGCCGGGCGACACCATCAACGCCGAAGACGCTGTCGTCACGCTGGAATCGGACAAGGCCACCATGGACGTGCCATCCCCGCAAGGCGGCGTGGTCAAGGAAGTCAAGGTCAAGGTGGGCGACAACGTGTCCGAAGGCACGCTGCTGATCTTGCTGGAAGGCGCCGCAGGCGCAGCCGCACCGGCACCGGCCGCCGCGGCACCAGCCCCGGCTCCCGCTGCGGCGCCTGCCCAGGCCCCGGCCCCGGCGCCCGTCGCCGCTGCACCGGCTCCGGCAGCGGCTGCCGCAGCCCCGGTCGGCGTAACCGGCAAGGCCGCGCATGCATCGCCGTCGGTGCGCAAGTTCGCGCGCGAGCTGGGCGTGGATGTTTCCCGCGTGCCGGGAACGGGCCCGAAGAACCGCATCACCCAGGAAGACGTGCAGCGCTACGTCAAGGGCGTGATGACCGGCCAGGCCGCCGCGCCGGCACAGGCTGCCGCGGCTGGCGGCGGTGGCGGCGAACTCGGCCTGCTGCCCTGGCCGAAGGTCGATTTCACGCGCTTCGGCGAGGTCGAAAACAAGGCCCTGTCGCGCATCAAGAAGATCTCGGGCGCCAACCTGCACCGCAACTGGGTCATGATCCCGCACGTCACCAACCATGACGAGGCGGACATCACCGACCTGGAGGCGTTCCGCCTGCAGCTGAACAAGGAAAACGAGAAGTCCGGCGTCAAGGTGACGATGCTGGCGTTTATGATCAAGGCCACCGTGGCGGCGCTCAAGAAGTTCCCGAACTTCAACGCCTCGCTCGACGGCGACAACCTGGTGCTGAAGAAGTATTTCAACATCGGTTTCGCGGCCGATACGCCGAATGGCCTGGTCGTGCCGGTGATCAAGGACGCCGACAAGAAGGGCGTGATCGAGATCAGCCAGGAAATGAGCGAGCTGGCCAAGCTGGCGCGCGACGGCAAGCTCAAGCCCGACCAGATGCAGGGCGGCTGCTTCTCGATTTCGTCGCTGGGCGGCATCGGCGGTACGTACTTCACGCCGATCATCAATGCGCCGGAAGTGGCCATCATGGGCGTGTGCAAGTCGTACCAGAAGCCGGTCTGGGACGGCAAGCAGTTCGCGCCGCGCCTGACGCTGCCGCTGTCGCTGTCGTGGGACCATCGCGTGATCGATGGTGCCGAGGCGGCCCGCTTCAATACGTACTTCGGGCAGCTGCTGGCGGATTTCCGCCGCATCCTGCTGTAA
- a CDS encoding PAS domain S-box protein → MSFFNRFLSSLRAAILPPSAADTARATGGDGTHAAPPASTLGALDTMAQVDDGGTVAAPTRGLWWLRWRNLVATSWFMFIPLVAIVLFSAAMGVILWSLHETERQQQRDALYRDAAWAQQRVRLSLLSNQDQLASLARDIAAAQLEQGAYRTAAQEILRENPEIVFINWLDATRRGRWSLPSTSEFAARLRENQEQPLEPEVLDTFDAARETQRVVYSRPLTNDRGDSFMLMEVPIVRDNEFLGTLGALYSINGILTHLLPPELTERYRFSLIDKNNQTRASTSLRPVPGNALSYEVLLDPPGHSLSLRADAYPPPSNLPNNMLLWLVVGLSCFLLWSLWSMWRHTSRRSEAQRALLAETSFRRAMENSMLIGLRALDLNGRITYVNPAFCRMTGWQENDLVGRLPPFPYWPPNDQQEMQKQIDLTLQGKSPAGGYEMRVMRRDGSSFFSRMYVSPLVDSRGRHTGWMSSMTDITEPKRAREELAAAHDRFTTVLESLDAAVSVLATDKAELLFANRYYRQLFGWEADGHLKLAGDDVDKDQVSSDNTDYVDAYAGLPASELMPYTSDAREVFVPDMQKWFEVRRRYIQWVDGHLAQMQIATDITVRKAAEEMTRQHEERLQFTSRLTTMGEMASSLAHELNQPLAAINNYCMGAVARLHSGRSTPEDLIPVLEKTSAQAVRAGTIISRIRGFVKRSQPQRREASLHDIVADAVGLADLEATRRRVTILTRLPAPPVMIYVDPVLIEQVLVNLLKNAVEAMAGMPAPRAGGVVRLHARVEPGEFGNNVRIDVIDQGPGVDEATKERLFEPFFSTKSDGMGMGLNICRSIIESHQGRLWVENNADGIGCTFKIMLPLQPAMADQ, encoded by the coding sequence ATGTCGTTTTTCAATCGTTTCCTGTCCAGCCTGCGCGCAGCCATCCTCCCCCCTTCCGCCGCCGATACGGCCAGGGCAACCGGTGGTGACGGCACGCACGCCGCGCCGCCGGCCAGCACGCTGGGGGCCCTCGACACGATGGCACAGGTCGATGACGGCGGCACCGTCGCCGCGCCGACGCGCGGACTGTGGTGGCTGCGCTGGCGCAACCTGGTCGCCACGAGCTGGTTCATGTTCATCCCGCTGGTGGCCATCGTGCTGTTCAGCGCGGCGATGGGCGTGATCCTCTGGTCCCTGCACGAGACCGAGCGCCAGCAGCAGCGCGATGCCCTGTATCGCGACGCGGCCTGGGCGCAGCAGCGCGTGCGCCTGTCCCTGCTGAGCAACCAGGACCAACTGGCCTCGCTCGCGCGAGACATTGCCGCCGCGCAGCTCGAACAGGGCGCATACCGGACCGCGGCGCAGGAGATCCTGCGCGAGAACCCCGAGATTGTCTTCATCAACTGGCTCGACGCCACGCGCCGCGGGCGCTGGTCGCTGCCGTCCACCTCGGAGTTTGCGGCGCGGCTGCGCGAGAACCAGGAGCAGCCGCTCGAACCCGAGGTGCTCGACACCTTCGACGCCGCGCGCGAAACCCAGCGCGTGGTCTACTCGCGCCCGCTCACCAATGACCGCGGCGACAGCTTCATGCTGATGGAGGTGCCGATCGTGCGGGACAACGAGTTCCTCGGCACGCTGGGCGCGCTCTATTCCATCAACGGCATCCTCACTCACCTGCTGCCGCCGGAACTGACCGAGCGCTACCGCTTCTCGTTGATCGACAAGAACAACCAGACGCGCGCCAGCACCTCGCTGCGCCCGGTGCCGGGCAATGCGCTGTCGTACGAGGTGCTGCTCGACCCACCCGGGCACTCGCTGTCGCTGCGCGCCGATGCCTACCCGCCGCCGTCCAACCTGCCCAACAACATGCTGCTGTGGCTGGTGGTCGGGCTGTCCTGCTTCCTGCTGTGGAGCCTGTGGAGCATGTGGCGGCACACCAGCCGCCGCTCCGAAGCGCAGCGCGCGCTGCTGGCCGAAACGTCGTTCCGCCGCGCCATGGAGAACTCCATGCTGATCGGCCTGCGCGCGCTCGACCTGAACGGCCGCATCACCTATGTCAACCCGGCGTTCTGCCGCATGACCGGCTGGCAGGAAAACGACCTGGTTGGCCGCCTGCCGCCCTTTCCCTACTGGCCGCCGAATGACCAGCAGGAGATGCAGAAGCAGATCGACCTCACGCTGCAGGGCAAGTCGCCGGCCGGCGGCTACGAGATGCGCGTGATGCGCCGCGACGGCAGCAGCTTCTTCTCGCGCATGTATGTGTCGCCGCTGGTGGACAGCCGCGGCCGCCACACGGGCTGGATGAGTTCGATGACGGACATCACCGAGCCCAAGCGCGCGCGCGAGGAGCTTGCCGCCGCGCACGACCGCTTCACCACCGTGCTGGAGAGCCTGGACGCCGCCGTTTCGGTGCTGGCCACCGACAAGGCCGAACTGCTGTTCGCCAACCGCTATTACCGCCAGTTGTTCGGCTGGGAGGCCGATGGCCACCTGAAGCTGGCCGGCGATGACGTCGACAAGGACCAGGTCTCGAGCGACAACACCGACTATGTCGACGCTTACGCCGGCCTGCCCGCCTCCGAACTGATGCCGTACACGTCGGACGCGCGCGAAGTGTTCGTGCCCGACATGCAGAAGTGGTTCGAGGTGCGCCGCCGCTATATCCAGTGGGTAGATGGCCACCTCGCGCAGATGCAGATCGCCACCGACATCACGGTGCGCAAGGCCGCAGAGGAAATGACGCGCCAGCATGAGGAACGCCTGCAGTTCACCAGCCGCCTGACCACCATGGGCGAGATGGCATCGTCGCTCGCGCATGAGCTCAACCAGCCGCTGGCCGCCATCAACAACTATTGCATGGGCGCGGTGGCGCGGCTGCATTCGGGCCGAAGCACCCCCGAGGACCTGATCCCCGTGCTGGAAAAGACCTCGGCGCAGGCCGTGCGCGCCGGCACCATCATCAGCCGCATCCGCGGCTTCGTGAAGCGCAGCCAGCCGCAGCGGCGCGAGGCCTCGCTGCACGACATCGTCGCCGACGCCGTGGGCCTGGCCGACCTCGAGGCCACGCGCCGCCGCGTGACCATCCTGACGCGCCTGCCCGCACCGCCCGTGATGATCTACGTGGACCCCGTGCTGATCGAACAGGTGCTGGTGAACCTGCTCAAGAACGCCGTGGAAGCCATGGCCGGCATGCCGGCCCCGCGCGCCGGGGGCGTCGTGCGCCTGCATGCGCGCGTGGAGCCGGGCGAGTTCGGCAACAACGTCCGTATCGACGTGATCGACCAGGGCCCCGGCGTCGACGAAGCCACCAAGGAACGGCTGTTCGAACCGTTCTTCAGCACCAAGTCCGACGGCATGGGCATGGGCCTGAACATCTGCCGCTCCATCATCGAATCCCACCAGGGCAGGTTGTGGGTCGAGAACAATGCCGATGGCATCGGCTGTACGTTTAAAATCATGCTGCCGCTGCAGCCGGCGATGGCCGACCAATAA
- the folD gene encoding bifunctional methylenetetrahydrofolate dehydrogenase/methenyltetrahydrofolate cyclohydrolase FolD, protein MSAQLIDGNALAKHIRSEAAVRAARLTERGHQPGLAVVLVGEDPASQVYVRNKVKACEDNGFHSSLDRYPADLSEADLLARIDALNKDPKIHGILVQLPLPKHIDSHKVLEAIAPEKDVDGFHVANAGALMTGAPLFRPCTPYGCMKMLESINYPLRGARAVVVGASNIVGKPMAMLLLQAGATVTICNSKTRDIGAHTRDADVIVAAVGKRNLITADMVKPGAVVIDVGMNRDDNGKLCGDVDFGGVREVAGHITPVPGGVGPMTITMLLVNTLEAAERVAG, encoded by the coding sequence ATGTCTGCACAACTGATCGACGGCAACGCACTTGCCAAACATATCCGTTCCGAAGCCGCCGTGCGCGCCGCCCGCCTGACCGAACGCGGGCACCAGCCCGGCCTGGCCGTGGTCCTGGTCGGCGAGGACCCGGCCAGCCAGGTCTATGTGCGCAACAAGGTCAAGGCCTGCGAGGACAACGGCTTCCACTCGTCGCTGGACCGCTACCCGGCCGACCTGTCCGAAGCCGACCTGCTGGCCCGTATCGACGCGCTGAACAAGGATCCCAAGATCCATGGCATCCTGGTGCAACTGCCGCTGCCCAAGCACATCGACAGCCACAAGGTGCTTGAGGCCATCGCCCCGGAAAAGGACGTCGACGGCTTCCACGTGGCCAATGCCGGCGCACTCATGACCGGCGCCCCGCTGTTCCGCCCGTGCACGCCATACGGCTGCATGAAGATGCTGGAATCGATCAACTACCCGCTGCGCGGCGCCCGTGCGGTGGTGGTCGGCGCCTCGAATATCGTCGGCAAGCCGATGGCCATGCTGCTGCTGCAGGCTGGCGCCACGGTCACCATCTGCAACAGCAAGACGCGCGACATCGGCGCCCATACCCGCGACGCCGACGTGATCGTTGCCGCCGTGGGCAAGCGCAACCTGATTACCGCCGACATGGTCAAGCCCGGCGCGGTCGTGATCGACGTGGGCATGAACCGCGACGACAACGGCAAGCTGTGCGGTGACGTGGACTTCGGCGGCGTGCGCGAAGTGGCCGGCCATATCACGCCGGTCCCGGGCGGCGTCGGCCCGATGACCATCACCATGTTGCTGGTCAATACGCTGGAAGCCGCCGAGCGCGTCGCCGGCTAA
- a CDS encoding response regulator transcription factor: MTATPNPAPHRGETVFIVDDDEAMRDSLTWLLEGNGYQVRSFSSAEQFLTAYDASQVSCLILDVRMPGMSGPELQERMIAENIDIPIVFITGHGDVPMAVSTMKRGAIDFIEKPFDESELRALVERMLQKARTDHSAAREQRAAKDLLGKLTTREQQVLERIVAGRLNKQIADDLGISIKTVEAHRANIMEKLNVNTVADLLRLALSRNS, from the coding sequence ATGACCGCAACGCCAAACCCTGCCCCTCACCGCGGCGAGACCGTCTTTATCGTCGATGACGATGAAGCGATGCGCGACTCGCTGACCTGGCTGCTGGAAGGCAATGGCTACCAGGTGCGCAGCTTCAGCAGCGCCGAGCAGTTCCTGACGGCCTATGACGCCAGCCAGGTTTCCTGCCTGATCCTCGATGTGCGCATGCCCGGCATGAGCGGCCCGGAACTGCAGGAACGCATGATTGCCGAGAACATCGATATCCCCATCGTCTTCATCACCGGCCACGGCGATGTGCCGATGGCGGTTTCCACGATGAAGCGCGGCGCCATCGACTTCATCGAGAAGCCGTTCGACGAATCGGAACTGCGCGCGCTGGTCGAGCGCATGCTGCAGAAGGCCCGCACGGACCACTCGGCCGCGCGCGAGCAGCGTGCCGCCAAGGACCTGCTGGGCAAGCTGACCACGCGCGAGCAGCAGGTGCTGGAGCGCATCGTCGCCGGCCGCCTGAACAAGCAGATCGCCGACGACCTGGGCATTTCCATCAAGACCGTGGAGGCGCACCGCGCCAACATCATGGAAAAGCTCAACGTCAATACCGTGGCCGACCTGCTGCGCCTGGCGCTGTCGCGCAACAGCTGA
- the aceE gene encoding pyruvate dehydrogenase (acetyl-transferring), homodimeric type: MSAVPEQILGASSANDADPQETHEWLDALQGVLAAEGPSRAAFLIDKQIEYARVNGVTQPFHAETQYINTIPVEQQARIPGDQDIEHRIRSYTRWNAMAMVLRANKHTNVGGHISSFASAATLYDVGYNHFWRAPSEQSGGDLVFVQGHSAPGVYSRAFLLGRLTPDQLDSFRQEVDGKGISSYPHPWLMPDFWQFPTVSMGLGPIMAIYQARFMKYLDSRGLAKAGDRKVWAFLGDGETDEPESLGAIGMAGREKLDNLVFVINCNLQRLDGPVRGNGKIIQELESEFRGAGWNVIKVVWGSKWDSLLARDTKGLLMKRMMDCVDGEYQTMKAKDGAYVREHFFNTPELKAMVADWSDDDIWRLNRGGHDPHKIYAAYKAASEHKGQPTLILAKTIKGYGMSEAGQAMNVAHQQKKMPVDAIRKFRDQFNIPVADDKLEEVPYITFPEGSKELEYMRQARLNLGGYLPARRQKAEALPVPQLSAFDALLKATGEGREVSTTMAFVRILNTLLKDKQIGKHVVPIVPDESRTFGMEGLFRQVGIWNQEGQKYVPEDHDQLMFYKESQTGQVLQEGINEAGAMCDWIAAATSYSTHGVQMIPFYIYYSMFGIQRIGDLCWAAADMRSRGFLLGGTAGRTTLNGEGLQHEDGHSHVFHSVIPNCMSYDPTFQYELAVIMQDGLRRMYAEQEDVYYYLTVMNENYEHPEMPAGVEKDIVKGMYQFRKGVENSNAPRVQLLGSGTIFREVIAAAELLKQDWGVESDLWSCPSFTELAREGQAAERFNLLHPSEPQRESFVAQKLKSARGPVIASTDYVRAFAEQIRPFVPRRYVVLGTDGFGRSDTREKLRHFFEVDRHWVTLAALKALADEGAISRDKVAEAIKKYNLDPSKPNPMSV, translated from the coding sequence ATGTCCGCCGTACCCGAGCAGATTCTCGGCGCATCCAGCGCCAACGACGCCGATCCCCAGGAAACCCATGAATGGCTGGACGCCCTGCAAGGCGTTCTCGCCGCTGAAGGCCCTTCGCGCGCGGCCTTCCTGATCGACAAGCAGATCGAGTACGCACGCGTGAACGGCGTTACCCAGCCGTTCCATGCCGAGACGCAATACATCAACACGATTCCGGTCGAGCAGCAGGCCCGCATTCCCGGCGACCAGGACATCGAGCACCGTATCCGCTCGTACACCCGCTGGAACGCCATGGCGATGGTGTTGCGCGCCAACAAGCACACCAACGTCGGCGGCCACATCTCGTCGTTCGCTTCGGCCGCGACCCTGTACGACGTCGGCTACAACCACTTCTGGCGCGCTCCGTCCGAACAAAGCGGCGGCGACCTGGTCTTCGTGCAGGGCCACTCGGCGCCGGGCGTGTACTCGCGCGCGTTCCTGCTGGGCCGCCTGACGCCCGACCAGCTCGACAGCTTCCGCCAGGAAGTGGATGGCAAGGGCATCTCGTCGTACCCGCACCCGTGGCTGATGCCGGACTTCTGGCAGTTCCCGACCGTGTCGATGGGCCTGGGCCCGATCATGGCCATCTACCAGGCCCGCTTCATGAAGTACCTGGACAGCCGCGGCCTGGCCAAGGCCGGCGACCGCAAGGTCTGGGCCTTCCTGGGCGACGGCGAGACCGACGAGCCGGAATCGCTGGGCGCGATCGGCATGGCCGGCCGCGAGAAGCTGGACAACCTGGTCTTCGTCATCAACTGCAACCTGCAGCGCCTCGATGGCCCGGTACGCGGCAATGGCAAGATCATCCAGGAGCTGGAATCCGAGTTCCGCGGTGCCGGCTGGAACGTGATCAAGGTGGTCTGGGGCAGCAAGTGGGACTCCCTGCTGGCGCGCGACACCAAGGGCCTGCTGATGAAGCGCATGATGGATTGCGTGGATGGCGAGTACCAGACCATGAAGGCCAAGGACGGCGCTTACGTCCGCGAGCACTTCTTCAACACGCCTGAACTGAAGGCGATGGTGGCCGACTGGTCCGACGACGACATCTGGCGCCTGAACCGCGGCGGCCACGATCCGCACAAGATCTACGCCGCCTACAAGGCCGCCAGCGAGCACAAGGGCCAGCCGACGCTGATCCTGGCCAAGACCATCAAGGGCTATGGCATGAGCGAAGCCGGCCAGGCCATGAACGTGGCCCACCAGCAGAAGAAGATGCCGGTGGACGCGATCCGCAAGTTCCGCGACCAGTTCAACATCCCGGTTGCCGACGACAAGCTGGAAGAGGTGCCGTACATCACCTTCCCGGAAGGCTCGAAGGAACTGGAATACATGCGCCAGGCGCGCCTGAACCTGGGCGGCTACCTGCCAGCCCGCCGCCAGAAGGCCGAAGCCCTGCCGGTGCCGCAGCTGTCCGCGTTCGACGCACTGCTGAAGGCCACCGGCGAAGGCCGCGAAGTGTCCACCACCATGGCCTTCGTCCGTATCCTGAACACGCTGCTGAAAGACAAGCAGATCGGCAAGCACGTGGTGCCCATCGTGCCGGACGAGTCGCGCACCTTCGGCATGGAAGGCCTGTTCCGCCAGGTCGGCATCTGGAACCAGGAAGGCCAGAAGTACGTGCCGGAAGACCATGACCAGCTGATGTTCTACAAGGAATCGCAGACTGGCCAGGTGCTGCAGGAAGGCATCAACGAAGCCGGCGCCATGTGCGACTGGATCGCGGCCGCGACGTCGTACTCGACGCACGGCGTGCAGATGATCCCGTTCTACATCTACTACTCGATGTTCGGCATCCAGCGTATCGGCGACCTGTGCTGGGCCGCTGCCGACATGCGTTCGCGCGGCTTCCTGTTGGGCGGCACCGCCGGCCGCACCACGCTGAACGGCGAAGGCCTGCAGCACGAGGACGGCCACTCGCACGTGTTCCACTCGGTGATCCCGAACTGCATGTCGTACGACCCGACCTTCCAGTACGAACTGGCAGTGATCATGCAGGACGGCCTGCGCCGCATGTACGCCGAACAGGAAGACGTCTACTACTACCTGACGGTGATGAATGAGAACTACGAGCATCCGGAAATGCCGGCTGGCGTAGAGAAGGACATCGTCAAGGGCATGTACCAGTTCCGCAAGGGCGTCGAGAACAGCAACGCGCCGCGCGTGCAGTTGCTGGGCTCGGGCACGATCTTCCGCGAGGTGATCGCCGCCGCCGAGCTGCTGAAGCAGGACTGGGGCGTCGAATCCGACCTGTGGAGCTGCCCGAGCTTCACCGAGCTGGCCCGCGAAGGCCAGGCCGCCGAGCGCTTCAACCTGTTGCACCCGTCCGAGCCGCAGCGCGAGTCCTTCGTCGCGCAAAAGCTCAAGTCGGCCCGTGGCCCGGTCATTGCCTCGACCGACTATGTGCGCGCGTTCGCCGAACAGATCCGTCCGTTCGTGCCGCGTCGCTACGTGGTGCTGGGCACCGACGGCTTCGGCCGCTCGGACACCCGCGAAAAGCTGCGCCACTTCTTCGAGGTGGATCGCCACTGGGTCACGCTGGCCGCGCTGAAGGCGCTGGCCGACGAGGGCGCCATCAGCCGCGACAAGGTGGCCGAAGCGATCAAGAAGTACAACCTCGACCCGAGCAAGCCGAACCCGATGTCGGTCTGA
- the lpdA gene encoding dihydrolipoyl dehydrogenase: MSVIEVKVPDIGDFDAVEVIEVLVKPGDMIEQEQSLIVLESDKASMEVPSSAAGKVVEVRVKVGDKIGEGAVICTVEAQAAAAPAPAAAAPAPAPAAAAPSAAPAPAPVAASHAGGADIQCDVLVLGAGPGGYSAAFRSADLGMNTVLVERYATLGGVCLNVGCIPSKALLHNAAVIDEAKALAAHGILFGEAKIDLDGLRHYKNQVVGKLTGGLAGMAKARKVQVVRGIGTFLDPHHLEVDATEGEGKQTTGKKTVIRFEKAIIAAGSQAVKLPFIPEDPRIVDSTGALELPEVPNKMLVIGGGIIGLEMATVYSTLGADIDVVEMLPGLMNGADRDLVKVWEKKNKDRFGKVMLNTKTVAVEAKPDGIYVKFEGEQAPAEPQRYDLVLVSVGRSPNGKRIGAEKAGVAVTDRGFINVDQQMRTNVPHIFAIGDVVGQPMLAHKAVHEAHVAAEAAHGEKAYFDAKQIPSVAFTDPEVAWAGLTEDQCKEQGIKYSKGVFPWAASGRAIANGRDEGFTKLIFDEETHRVIGGGIVGTHAGDLISEVCLAIEMGADAVDIGKTIHPHPTLGESIGMAAEIYEGTCTDVPPPRKR, encoded by the coding sequence ATGAGTGTGATCGAAGTCAAGGTGCCGGATATCGGCGATTTCGACGCGGTGGAAGTGATCGAGGTCCTGGTCAAGCCGGGCGACATGATCGAGCAGGAACAGTCGCTGATCGTGCTGGAGTCGGACAAGGCCAGCATGGAAGTGCCGTCGTCGGCTGCCGGCAAGGTGGTCGAGGTGCGCGTGAAGGTGGGCGACAAGATCGGTGAGGGCGCCGTGATCTGCACGGTGGAAGCGCAAGCCGCGGCCGCGCCGGCTCCGGCCGCCGCTGCCCCCGCACCCGCACCCGCCGCCGCGGCGCCTTCGGCCGCCCCGGCTCCGGCTCCGGTTGCCGCCAGCCACGCCGGTGGCGCCGACATCCAGTGCGACGTGCTGGTGCTGGGCGCCGGTCCCGGAGGCTACTCGGCTGCCTTCCGCTCTGCCGACCTTGGCATGAACACCGTGCTGGTGGAACGCTATGCCACGCTCGGCGGCGTCTGCCTGAACGTAGGCTGCATCCCGTCCAAGGCGCTGCTGCACAACGCCGCGGTGATCGACGAGGCCAAGGCGCTGGCCGCCCACGGCATCCTGTTCGGCGAAGCCAAGATCGACCTGGACGGCCTGCGCCACTACAAGAACCAGGTGGTCGGCAAGCTGACCGGCGGCCTGGCCGGCATGGCCAAGGCACGCAAGGTGCAGGTGGTGCGCGGCATCGGCACCTTCCTCGATCCGCATCACCTGGAAGTGGATGCGACCGAGGGCGAGGGCAAGCAGACCACGGGCAAGAAGACCGTGATCCGTTTCGAGAAGGCCATCATCGCCGCCGGCAGCCAGGCGGTGAAGCTGCCGTTCATCCCGGAAGACCCTCGTATCGTCGATTCGACCGGCGCGCTGGAACTGCCCGAGGTGCCCAACAAGATGCTGGTCATCGGCGGCGGCATCATCGGCCTGGAAATGGCCACGGTGTACAGCACGCTGGGCGCGGACATCGACGTCGTCGAAATGCTGCCGGGCCTGATGAACGGCGCCGACCGCGACCTGGTCAAGGTCTGGGAAAAGAAGAACAAGGACCGTTTCGGCAAGGTCATGCTGAACACGAAGACGGTCGCCGTGGAAGCGAAGCCGGACGGCATCTACGTGAAGTTCGAAGGCGAGCAGGCCCCGGCCGAGCCGCAGCGCTACGACCTGGTGCTGGTGTCGGTGGGCCGTTCGCCCAATGGCAAGCGCATCGGCGCCGAGAAGGCCGGCGTGGCCGTGACCGATCGCGGCTTTATCAACGTCGACCAGCAGATGCGCACCAATGTGCCGCACATCTTCGCGATCGGCGACGTGGTCGGCCAGCCGATGCTGGCGCACAAGGCGGTGCACGAGGCCCACGTGGCCGCGGAAGCCGCGCACGGCGAGAAGGCCTACTTCGATGCCAAGCAGATCCCGTCGGTGGCCTTCACCGATCCGGAAGTGGCCTGGGCCGGCCTGACCGAGGACCAGTGCAAGGAGCAGGGCATCAAGTACAGCAAGGGCGTGTTCCCGTGGGCTGCTTCGGGCCGTGCGATTGCCAACGGCCGCGACGAAGGTTTCACCAAGCTGATCTTCGACGAGGAAACCCACCGCGTCATCGGCGGCGGCATCGTCGGCACGCATGCCGGCGACCTGATCAGCGAAGTGTGCCTGGCGATCGAGATGGGCGCGGACGCGGTGGATATCGGCAAGACCATCCACCCGCACCCGACGCTGGGCGAATCGATCGGCATGGCCGCGGAAATCTACGAAGGTACCTGCACCGACGTACCGCCGCCGCGCAAACGCTAA
- a CDS encoding MFS transporter: MTTCVVVRKDAEVAIAADALVTFGDTRLSRAYERNQKVFPIGDSFVALAGTTAHFPVMRALLAGMGEECRLGSRDDVFRTFLKVHERLKSEYFINTKEDEDDPYESSQIVCLIANPAGIFGVYSYREVFSFDRFWGIGSGRNYALGAMHAVYDKPDLDAGAIARIGVDAGIEFDKSSAGPIEVHTVRLHDAGAAGAAATNNDGAP, encoded by the coding sequence ATGACTACCTGTGTCGTCGTCAGGAAGGATGCAGAGGTGGCGATTGCGGCCGATGCGCTGGTCACGTTCGGTGACACGCGCCTGTCGCGCGCCTACGAGCGCAACCAGAAGGTGTTTCCGATCGGCGACAGCTTTGTCGCGCTGGCCGGCACCACGGCGCACTTCCCGGTCATGCGCGCCTTGCTGGCGGGCATGGGCGAGGAGTGCCGGCTCGGTTCGCGCGACGACGTGTTCCGGACCTTCCTGAAGGTGCATGAAAGGCTCAAGTCGGAGTACTTCATCAACACCAAGGAAGATGAGGATGATCCGTACGAGTCGTCGCAGATCGTATGCCTGATCGCCAACCCGGCCGGGATCTTCGGCGTCTACTCGTACCGCGAGGTGTTTTCGTTCGACCGTTTCTGGGGCATCGGCTCAGGCCGCAACTATGCGCTGGGGGCCATGCATGCGGTCTACGACAAGCCCGACCTGGATGCTGGCGCCATTGCGCGCATCGGTGTCGATGCCGGCATCGAGTTCGACAAGAGTTCGGCAGGCCCGATTGAAGTCCATACCGTAAGGCTGCACGATGCCGGCGCCGCCGGCGCAGCGGCAACCAACAACGACGGCGCGCCCTGA